From the Debaryomyces hansenii CBS767 chromosome F complete sequence genome, the window AAGCAGTACCCCATTCAACTAAAAAGAAGGGAGCGTATCTGCTAGCTAAGTGTAATGAGTAGGCAAAAGCACCTTCGTAGATGTTAAAACCAATGCCCCATATGCTTGAAATCTTTCTTACTATTCTATTGGCGTATTTTTCAGGAGAAAGGGTGGTATACTTGTTTCTGGACATGTTTCTCAGGGACCACATACTGTCATATAATCCGTCTACATTGAAACGCGAATCAGACGCATTTCTGTTCAAATCAATTGTGTCAAGAAGACTGGTGTCAACCCCACCAGTGATGACACTGTGGACAGAGACACCAAAGGGTTTCATTTCACCGTGTAATACCATAGCATACATGTCAATGGCAGCTTTTGTAGCACAATAAGGACCAGCCCAGGAAAGTGGAATTCTTGCAGCCACGGAACTGGTGAAAACGATGGTTCCCTTTGCGGCAATAACGTAGTCAATCATGTACTTGGTCATGGTAATATGGCCAATTGTGTTGACGTTGAATATTTTCACTAATTCTTCGTCGGGCATTTCTACAGCGGGCCCACCGAAAGAAATTCCGGCATTGTTGTACAAGATATCAAGTCTTCCACCGGTCTGCTCTCCAACCAATTTTGCAGCTTTTTTGACGTCG encodes:
- a CDS encoding DEHA2F11396p (similar to uniprot|P40471 Saccharomyces cerevisiae YIL124W AYR1 NADPH-dependent 1-acyl dihydroxyacetone phosphate reductase found in lipid particles and ER), with the translated sequence MPQQKYALITGASSGIGYQLAIAFSKKGYKVFGCAPESVLFEMKPLTEEYGVVAFGCDITNIDDVKKAAKLVGEQTGGRLDILYNNAGISFGGPAVEMPDEELVKIFNVNTIGHITMTKYMIDYVIAAKGTIVFTSSVAARIPLSWAGPYCATKAAIDMYAMVLHGEMKPFGVSVHSVITGGVDTSLLDTIDLNRNASDSRFNVDGLYDSMWSSRNMSRNKYTTLSPEKYANRIVRKISSIWGIGFNIYEGAFAYSLHLASRYAPFFLVEWGTAFHFNQLKVFRNIRRKLSSKKDK